A window of Sporanaerobacter acetigenes DSM 13106 contains these coding sequences:
- a CDS encoding L-threonine 3-dehydrogenase produces MRKILVTGALGQIGSELTMELRKIYGNDNVVASSRRMKEGQEKVIESGPFEIVEVTNAEQIADVVKKHEVNTIVHLAALLSAVGEQKPNQAWDINMNGLYNVLEVAREKNCAVFTPSSIAAFGPSTPKDKTPQDTIQRPGTMYGVTKVAGELLCDYYYKKFGVDTRGVRFPGLISYETLPGGGTTDYAVHIYYEALKQKKYTSFIQEGTLMDMMYMPDALNAIISLMEANPDKLIHRNAFNITAMSFAPEDIAAEIKKHIPEFEMDYDVDPVRQAIADSWPDSLDDSAARKEWGWDPKYDLSSMTIDMLEKLKEKLNK; encoded by the coding sequence ATGAGAAAAATTTTAGTTACGGGTGCTTTAGGTCAAATTGGTTCAGAACTAACTATGGAATTAAGAAAAATATACGGAAATGACAATGTTGTAGCTAGTAGTAGAAGAATGAAGGAAGGTCAAGAAAAAGTAATTGAGTCAGGTCCTTTCGAAATTGTAGAAGTGACAAATGCTGAACAAATTGCAGATGTTGTGAAAAAACATGAAGTAAATACAATTGTTCATTTGGCAGCTTTACTTTCAGCAGTTGGAGAACAAAAACCAAATCAAGCATGGGATATAAACATGAATGGGCTATACAATGTATTGGAAGTGGCAAGAGAAAAAAATTGTGCTGTATTTACTCCAAGTTCTATTGCTGCATTTGGACCATCTACTCCAAAGGATAAAACACCACAAGATACTATACAAAGACCAGGAACTATGTATGGTGTGACAAAAGTAGCAGGAGAATTGCTATGTGACTATTACTATAAAAAGTTTGGTGTAGATACAAGAGGAGTACGTTTTCCAGGACTTATTTCTTATGAGACATTGCCAGGTGGTGGAACTACAGATTATGCTGTACATATCTACTATGAAGCATTGAAACAAAAGAAGTACACAAGCTTTATCCAAGAAGGTACTCTTATGGACATGATGTATATGCCAGATGCTCTTAATGCAATTATAAGTTTGATGGAAGCAAATCCAGATAAACTTATTCATAGAAATGCTTTCAATATAACTGCTATGAGTTTTGCACCAGAAGATATTGCAGCTGAAATCAAGAAACATATACCAGAGTTCGAAATGGATTATGATGTAGACCCAGTTAGACAAGCCATTGCAGATTCTTGGCCAGATTCTTTAGATGATAGTGCAGCAAGAAAGGAATGGGGTTGGGATCCGAAATATGATTTGTCAAGTATGACTATTGATATGTTAGAAAAATTAAAAGAAAAACTAAATAAATAG
- the rfbB gene encoding dTDP-glucose 4,6-dehydratase produces MKKILVTGGAGFIGSNFSRYFLNKYRDFKVINLDKLTYAGNIDNIRDSLDDKRYSFVKGSINDQKLLQQLFDDKIDYVVNFAAESHVDRSIEDSLIFTKTNTLGTHALLEFAKKYGVKKFVQVSTDEVYGTLGRDGVFTETSQINPSNPYSASKASADLLCLSYYKTYKFPVVITRCCNNYGPYQFPEKLIPLMTIKGIKGEKLPIYGDGQNIREWIHVVDHCRAIDMVIDRGKTGEIYNISTREEGSNINIVKEILKLLNKSEEQIEFVSDRRGHDFRYALDNTNIGWKPVYNLKDGLNETIKWYVENEEWWNKLIH; encoded by the coding sequence TTGAAAAAAATATTAGTGACAGGTGGAGCTGGTTTCATTGGGAGCAATTTTTCAAGATATTTTTTAAACAAATATAGAGATTTTAAAGTTATAAATCTAGATAAATTAACTTATGCAGGCAATATAGATAATATAAGAGATTCGCTAGATGATAAAAGATATAGTTTTGTAAAGGGTTCTATAAATGATCAAAAGCTACTACAACAATTATTTGATGATAAAATTGACTATGTAGTTAATTTTGCAGCTGAATCCCATGTTGATAGAAGTATAGAAGATTCACTTATATTTACTAAAACAAATACTTTAGGAACTCATGCTTTATTAGAATTTGCAAAAAAGTATGGAGTAAAGAAATTTGTTCAAGTGTCTACTGATGAAGTCTATGGAACATTGGGTAGAGATGGAGTTTTCACAGAAACATCTCAAATAAATCCTTCCAATCCTTATTCTGCAAGTAAAGCTAGTGCTGACTTGCTTTGCCTTTCTTATTACAAGACATACAAATTTCCCGTAGTTATCACAAGATGTTGTAACAATTATGGTCCATATCAGTTTCCAGAAAAGCTCATCCCTCTGATGACTATTAAGGGAATAAAGGGGGAGAAATTACCTATTTATGGAGATGGGCAAAATATAAGGGAATGGATTCATGTAGTGGATCATTGTAGGGCAATAGATATGGTTATTGATAGGGGAAAGACAGGTGAGATATATAATATTAGCACAAGGGAAGAAGGAAGCAATATAAATATAGTGAAAGAGATATTGAAATTGTTAAATAAATCAGAAGAGCAGATTGAGTTTGTAAGTGATAGGCGAGGTCATGATTTTAGATATGCATTAGATAATACTAATATAGGATGGAAACCTGTTTATAATTTAAAAGATGGCTTAAATGAGACTATAAAATGGTATGTGGAAAATGAAGAATGGTGGAACAAACTTATTCATTAA